The following is a genomic window from Spirosoma foliorum.
CTCCTGTCAGGCGGGTATGTGTACGGCTTGTCTGGGACGCTGTACATCGGGTAAGGTGAAACTAGACGAAGAAGACGGTTTATCCGAGTCGGAATTGAAGGCTGGTTACGTGCTTACCTGCGTAGCTCACCCCGTTGGTCCGAATGTCGTTATTGAGATTGAGTAAAAGACTCTTTCTAAACAAAAAAGGGTAGATGGCATCGGCTATCTCCCCTTTTTTGTTTAGAGAACTTATTCCCTACTCGTCAATTTTGGGTGCCACCGCTGGTTTCGGAGCCGAGCGAGGTTTGGCAACCCGTGCAGGGGGAGTAGGAGGGGCAATTGCCGGCGCTGCCTGAACACGTACTGCTGGTGCCGCTGGTACTGCAGGTACTACTACATCTACTCTGGGGGCTATTGCAGGGCGAGGAGCACGTGGGGCACGCGGAGTGCGTGTAATGCGGCCTCTGCCTGTGTTGACGTTGACATTCATGCCCATATCCAGATTGGGTAGGTCGCTAGTTATTCGGGATAGGCTTTCGCCATGTCGTTCCATTTCTACTGATAACCGCTCTAGTTGTGCATCCAACTGGCGAGATTCGAGTTCTAGTTTTTCCAGCGGTTTTCGAGCCTCCAGTAATTTTGCCTGAGTAGCTTCTAACTGCCGATTGGCCTCCTCAATACTAGCTTCCTGTTTCTTTATTTCTGGCTCAAAAGCGGCTACTTGCTTCTCCATTTCTTCCAGACTTAATTTCTGCTTTCCATCCTGACGCATCATCTGTTGTTGCTTCTCAATGAGACTATTGCGTAACTGCATCAGCTTCTCTTTACGCCACTCCAACATCTGTTGGTTTCGTCCGAACTCCTCAATGGGAAACTGCATTTTCTCCATCTGAAGGTGTAACGTCTGAACCTGATGCGCCCGCTCATTCATAAGCCTGCTTAGGCTATCGATTTGCCGTTGCTGGAAAGCGCGCTGAGGGGCAAGGGTGTCATTTGCTAACAGGAACGCATCGTGGCTATTACGAGTAGCAGCCGCAAGCGCATCGTCGATAATGCTTTTATAATCGACTTTCGCTAAGCCTTCTACGGTTCCGTCTGGGCTGAGGGGAACGTTTTTCAGTGCTGATGATGCGACAATGTTATCGTAATCAATGTGCGATAAGCCTTCGGTCAAAGCACCCATTCCGTTATCAAACGCCTGATTCTTTTCAATAATCGTTAATAGAATGTCTCGGTCAGCTTGTTTGACCGCATCAAGCGATAGCTGCCCATTCATCACCTGATTCAGTTGAGTTTGTAATTTAGTTAATCGGGCTGCCGACAGCTTTTGGCCTTTCCAGATCACATAGCCCACTTTCTTGCCATCGACCATACCATATTCAGAATTACCATCAATTTTATGCCGACGGGTCGATTGAGCAGGTTTGGGTTGTTTGGTTTCCTTTTTCGTATCATCCTGTTTCTGGACTGCATAAACCGATACACTCATCAGCAAAATAGTCGCAAGGGTTAAACCAGCCAGACTGGCATTGGAGACGAAGGGGCGCGTTGGAACCCCCAGCACCCGACGAACCCGATGCAATAAGTGTTGCCGTTTTGAGGCAAATGCCATCGCCAAAGCGGGAGTCTGTTCAAGTTGCATAAGCCGTAGTTCTTCTACACGGGCAAGCGCTTGTGCCAGAATACGACCATTGCCTCCGCAAGCTTCTACCGCCAAATCGTCGCAGCAATGTTCACGCTCTTCTCGCACACGAGCTGATAGCCACCACAGCGCAGGATGAAAGAAATAGAGCACTTCAACAACCGATTGGAGTAGGTTCACGGCGTAATCATGCCGTTTTACGTGGGCTAATTCATGTGCCAAAACCGCTTCGACTTCACGCATAGACAGGCTTGTGGCTAAGCCAATGGGGAGCAATAAAACGGGCTTTAACATGCCAACCACCATAGGTACCGCAATACGTGCCGATTCACGAACTTGCACAACGGTTTTGATCATCAGGGCCGAACGAAGCTGGTTCGTTAACGAAAGCCAGTTTTTGGTGGCAGGCTGCGTAGCTGTTTTGCTTAGCCGTTGCAGATAAAGCCACCCCCCTGCCAGTCGCAACCCGAACAAGGCCACACCAATTAGGTAGATCAGGACAAATTGACTCAGATGCCTTTCCAGAAATAGCTGCGTTTGTTGCTGCCAGGGTAAACTTTGCGTCACCGTTTGCCAGCGAACCAGTTTAGCATAGTGGATGGCGGCTGACGGCACGATTGGTTGATTCTCAACAACTGGCTCATAATACCAGATAAACGTAGCCCCTGATACCAAAAGTTGGGTGAGCAGGGTGAGCACACTAACGCGATAGCGCAGCATACTGGATTGGTTCCGAAGAAGATGAAGCACTACAGCTACCGGCAAAACCAACGCAAAACCCTGCCAGAGCGCATGGAGTAGCGTCCAGCCCAGGGCATCCACCACTGAATTCGACAAAAAATGGAAAGCGTTCATGAGTTATAGGAAATCGTTAAGTGTGAGTAAAATCATTTTATCAGTTCACAAAATCAGGTCAATCAGCTTAATCAGATAAATCTCGGTTCAGATCACTCAGCAGATTTTTAATCTCATCTAATTCTTCGCGCGAGGCTTTATGTTGACCCAATATCTGCATAACTAACTTCGATGCTGATCCCCGAAAAGCCGTTTCAACAAAACGGTCAACTAAGTTCCGTTGGGTAGCTTCTTCGCTGACTGCCGCTGTGTAGGTATGCGAGCGACCATCTTCCTCGCGGGAAAGCAGCCCTTTCTCGTACATAATCTGCATTAATTTCAGAGCCGTTGTATAACCGAGGTCTCGGCTTTGGCTCAACGTATCGTGTACCTGACGTACTGTACTGGGCCCATTGGTCCAGAGTACATGCAGGATTTCCAGTTCAGAGTCCGTTGGCTTCATGATTCATCTACGAATAATTTCGTAGCAAACATATACGAAGGTTTTCGTAGATGCAAATTTGTGAACAAAAAAGTTTTAGAATAGCTTCTTTAGGAAGGATTCTTGTGGATTCTGTTGGGTGTATGTTTCTTTGGTAGTTCGGGCCACAGATTCTATACAGATGCACTGCATACGAATAGCATCTAAATGGGGTAGAATCCACAACATCAAAAGAATCTCTAGAATCTTATCATTTAACAATGACTGCAAACGAAACCCTGACTATTCCAACTCGGCCTGCCCGCCCATTTATTGGTGAGGCTATAAGCTTGCAAAGCTGGGACGATGTTAAACCACTTTTCGATGACTTGCTGGCACGACCGCTGAACAACGCCAATGACCTACGACAATGGTTACTCGACCGAAGTGAACTTGAATCGTATTTGTCGGAAGATTTTGCGTGGCGTTACATTCGAATGACTTGCGATACGGCTAATGAAGAGTTGGTCAATAATCTCAACTTCTTTATTGCCGAGATTCAGCCGCCCATGACTGCGTACGGCAATGACCTTGACCTGAAAGCGGTGAATAGCCCCTTTTTAAGTGAGCTGACCGACGAGGGGTACGATATTATGGTACGGGGTATGAAGAAGGCAATCGAGATTTTCCGGGAAGAAAATATTCCGCTTCAAACTGAACTTCAGACCGAGGAACGAAAATATGGAGCCATTGTTGGCGCCATGACTGTAACAATTGACGGTCAGGAAATGACCCTGCCCGCTGCCAGCGATCGACTGCAATCTACCGATCGGGCTGTGCGTGAAGAAGCCTGGCGTAAAATCTGGGAGCGTCGCTATCAGGATCACGAGGAACTTGATCAGTTGTTCGACCGGTTGCGGGCACTCCGTCATGAAATAGCTGTTAATGCCGGCTTTGCCAATTTTCGGGATTATTCGTTTGCCGCTCTGGGCCGGTTCGATTATACACCACAGGATTGCATCAATTTCCACGAATCTGTAGCAGAGGCTGTTGTTCCACTGCTCAATGATCTGGCTAGCGAGCGAAAGGAAAAACTTTCCGTTAATCCCCTACGGCCCTGGGATACCAAAGTGGATGTAGAGGGTCGGCCACCGTTGAAACCATTCGCTACTGGAGATGAACTGCTGGAAAAAGCCATTACCTGCTTCGACCGGCTCGACAAGGAGTTAGGAGATGATCTACGGATTATGCGCGCGATGGGTCACCTTGATCTGGAATCACGAAAAGGGAAAGCGCCAGGTGGTTATAATTATCCGCTCGAAGAAATTGGTGTACCATTCATTTTCATGAACGCTACCTCAAGTCTGCGCGATTTAGTGACGATGGTTCATGAAGGCGGCCATGCGGTTCATTCCTTCTTAACCCGCGATTTGCCGCTGAAAGCATTCCGGAATCCACCGATGGAAGTTGCTGAATTGGCTTCCATGAGTATGGAATTACTTTCCATGGATCACTGGGACGTGTTTTTCGAAAACCCGGATGAGCTTCGGCGAGCC
Proteins encoded in this region:
- a CDS encoding M56 family metallopeptidase, coding for MNAFHFLSNSVVDALGWTLLHALWQGFALVLPVAVVLHLLRNQSSMLRYRVSVLTLLTQLLVSGATFIWYYEPVVENQPIVPSAAIHYAKLVRWQTVTQSLPWQQQTQLFLERHLSQFVLIYLIGVALFGLRLAGGWLYLQRLSKTATQPATKNWLSLTNQLRSALMIKTVVQVRESARIAVPMVVGMLKPVLLLPIGLATSLSMREVEAVLAHELAHVKRHDYAVNLLQSVVEVLYFFHPALWWLSARVREEREHCCDDLAVEACGGNGRILAQALARVEELRLMQLEQTPALAMAFASKRQHLLHRVRRVLGVPTRPFVSNASLAGLTLATILLMSVSVYAVQKQDDTKKETKQPKPAQSTRRHKIDGNSEYGMVDGKKVGYVIWKGQKLSAARLTKLQTQLNQVMNGQLSLDAVKQADRDILLTIIEKNQAFDNGMGALTEGLSHIDYDNIVASSALKNVPLSPDGTVEGLAKVDYKSIIDDALAAATRNSHDAFLLANDTLAPQRAFQQRQIDSLSRLMNERAHQVQTLHLQMEKMQFPIEEFGRNQQMLEWRKEKLMQLRNSLIEKQQQMMRQDGKQKLSLEEMEKQVAAFEPEIKKQEASIEEANRQLEATQAKLLEARKPLEKLELESRQLDAQLERLSVEMERHGESLSRITSDLPNLDMGMNVNVNTGRGRITRTPRAPRAPRPAIAPRVDVVVPAVPAAPAVRVQAAPAIAPPTPPARVAKPRSAPKPAVAPKIDE
- a CDS encoding BlaI/MecI/CopY family transcriptional regulator; its protein translation is MKPTDSELEILHVLWTNGPSTVRQVHDTLSQSRDLGYTTALKLMQIMYEKGLLSREEDGRSHTYTAAVSEEATQRNLVDRFVETAFRGSASKLVMQILGQHKASREELDEIKNLLSDLNRDLSD
- a CDS encoding M3 family oligoendopeptidase; protein product: MTANETLTIPTRPARPFIGEAISLQSWDDVKPLFDDLLARPLNNANDLRQWLLDRSELESYLSEDFAWRYIRMTCDTANEELVNNLNFFIAEIQPPMTAYGNDLDLKAVNSPFLSELTDEGYDIMVRGMKKAIEIFREENIPLQTELQTEERKYGAIVGAMTVTIDGQEMTLPAASDRLQSTDRAVREEAWRKIWERRYQDHEELDQLFDRLRALRHEIAVNAGFANFRDYSFAALGRFDYTPQDCINFHESVAEAVVPLLNDLASERKEKLSVNPLRPWDTKVDVEGRPPLKPFATGDELLEKAITCFDRLDKELGDDLRIMRAMGHLDLESRKGKAPGGYNYPLEEIGVPFIFMNATSSLRDLVTMVHEGGHAVHSFLTRDLPLKAFRNPPMEVAELASMSMELLSMDHWDVFFENPDELRRAKLQHLESIIETLPWVATIDKFQHWIYEHPEHTDTERRENWLRIYNQFADTVTNWDGFAFYQEYIWQRQLHLYEVPFYYIEYGIAQLGAIGVWRNYRRDTKAGLAGYKKALSLGYKAPIREIYAAANVPFDFSRENIQELMTFVGEEMKKLG